Proteins encoded by one window of Salvia splendens isolate huo1 chromosome 5, SspV2, whole genome shotgun sequence:
- the LOC121805243 gene encoding pentatricopeptide repeat-containing protein At1g26900, mitochondrial-like — MSATIKQLLHPSPLLHQNLIVLLQSCHHIPQTARIHCLMVKTGLDRTPFPLSKLLAHVSTQDINYSNSIFKQIKSPNLYMFNTMLRGHSISPDPKNSLLLFNRVMAENRSFDFDQFTFISVLKSCTNLLEIQAGIGVHTDVLKSGFGSVLNVMNALLYFYCVCGMIENVRQVFDELRLRKDLVSWNTLMGGYLCVKEYSLVLELFKLLCRDRFGDGVSVTTIFSVVSVVGHLLNESLGETIYVFCFKLGFLSNLNVVAALISMCGKHGRVQAARRIFDENDVKRDVVLWNCLIDGYARTGLLEEAMELLRLMKDHGVRPNSSTVAGFLSACSASGALGISEYVRGYVEEEQLPMDAVLGTAIVDMYAKSGLLDKVVDIFNQLEIKDVKSWTAMISGCGVHGQANDAVKLFRRMEEEGVEPNEVTFLTIMNACSHGGLMRDGLSCFGKMVNVYRLKPKIEHYGCMIDLLGRAGLLVEAYELIKGLLVERDATAWRALLGACRMYGNVKLAKRVKEELEGICENHVADSLSLAGAYVAAGMVADQR, encoded by the coding sequence ATGTCGGCGACGATTAAACAACTGCTCCATCCATCACCACTTCTCCACCAAAATCTCATCGTCCTTCTCCAATCATGCCATCACATCCCTCAAACCGCTCGAATTCACTGTTTGATGGTGAAGACTGGTCTCGACCGAACCCCATTCCCACTGAGCAAGCTTCTCGCTCACGTCTCTACGCAGGATATTAATTACTCAAACTCCATCTTCAAACAGATAAAAAGCCCCAATCTTTACATGTTCAACACCATGCTCCGCGGCCATTCTATCAGCCCCGATCCTAAAAATTCCCTCCTTTTGTTTAATCGCGTGATGGCTGAGAATCGCAGCTTTGATTTCGATCAATTTACATTCATTTCAGTTCTAAAATCTTGCACCAATTTATTGGAGATTCAGGCTGGGATTGGAGTTCATACCGACGTCTTGAAATCTggattcggttcggttttgaatgTGATGAATGCTCTTCTGTACTTTTATTGTGTTTGTGGCATGATTGAAAATGTGCGCCAAGTGTTTGATGAATTGCGTCTAAGAAAAGACCTGGTTTCTTGGAATACTTTAATGGGGGGGTATCTTTGCGTGAAGGAATATTCTTTGGTTTTGGAGTTGTTTAAACTATTGTGCAGAGATAGGTTTGGTGATGGTGTGAGTGTCACTACTATTTTCAGTGTTGTTTCAGTTGTAGGGCATTTGTTGAATGAATCATTGGGAGAAACTATATATGTGTTTTGCTTCAAGCTTGGTTTCTTGTCGAATTTAAACGTGGTTGCTGCTTTGATTTCCATGTGTGGGAAGCACGGCCGCGTGCAAGCTGCGCGTCGAATTTTTGATGAAAATGATGTTAAAAGAGATGTTGTGTTGTGGAACTGTTTAATTGATGGATATGCAAGAACTGGTCTTCTTGAAGAAGCAATGGAGTTGTTGAGATTGATGAAGGATCACGGCGTACGGCCTAATTCTTCTACGGTGGCGGGGTTTCTCTCTGCTTGCTCTGCCTCGGGGGCTCTTGGGATAAGCGAATACGTGCGTGGTTATGTTGAGGAGGAGCAGTTGCCGATGGATGCGGTTCTTGGCACAGCAATAGTAGACATGTATGCGAAAAGTGGGCTTCTCGATAAGGTGGTCGATATTTTCAACCAGTTGGAGATTAAGGATGTCAAGAGCTGGACAGCTATGATCTCGGGTTGTGGAGTGCACGGGCAAGCAAATGACGCAGTCAAACTTTTTCGTAGGATGGAGGAGGAGGGCGTTGAGCCGAATGAGGTGACGTTTTTGACGATTATGAATGCTTGTAGCCACGGAGGCTTGATGAGAGATGGGTTGAGCTGTTTCGGGAAGATGGTGAATGTTTATCGGTTAAAACCGAAGATCGAGCACTATGGATGCATGATTGATCTCTTGGGCCGTGCTGGCTTGCTGGTGGAAGCGTACGAGCTGATCAAAGGATTGCTGGTCGAGAGGGACGCCACTGCTTGGCGCGCATTGCTTGGAGCGTGTAGAATGTACGGAAATGTCAAGCTGGCCAAGCGCGTGAAGGAAGAGCTCGAAGGGATCTGTGAAAATCACGTGGCCGATTCACTCAGCCTTGCTGGTGCTTATGTTGCTGCTGGAATGGTAGCAGATCAAAGATAA